From Candidatus Vondammii sp. HM_W22, one genomic window encodes:
- a CDS encoding rhodanese, which yields MKIYLVGGAVRDELLDIPVKDRDWVVVGSTEDAMLEQGFTRVDADFPVFLHPETGEEYALARRETKCGPGYKGFDIHAGPDVTLEQDLERRDLTVNAMAMDGDGTIVDPFHGRDDLDEGFLRHVSPAFVEDPVRLLRIARFAAKLGRWGFRVAHGTQGLMKKIALSDDLKALKPERLWQEMKRALAEDQPWQFFQVLHRCGTLGRLIPELLEAMGDPSGHGKNRQIPAIDALTRAAGATADPRVRFAVLFYHAAAAPEGDAVVQRLRAEREFSDPLAMLRALNNCYRMLPEGGAEAIFDLLIKGRALQQSERFWRFITACTAVWPDEADRLKVKLEAALHAAASVSAADLQAEGLQGRAFGSLLAQRRLEAVRATVT from the coding sequence GTGAAGATCTACCTGGTCGGCGGCGCGGTCCGTGACGAACTGCTGGATATCCCGGTTAAGGACCGGGACTGGGTTGTCGTCGGGTCGACCGAAGATGCGATGCTGGAACAAGGTTTTACCCGGGTTGATGCCGATTTTCCGGTGTTCCTGCATCCTGAAACAGGTGAAGAGTACGCCTTGGCCAGAAGAGAGACTAAGTGTGGACCCGGCTATAAGGGATTCGATATCCATGCAGGGCCGGATGTCACACTGGAACAGGACCTGGAACGGCGGGATCTCACTGTTAATGCGATGGCCATGGATGGCGATGGAACGATTGTTGACCCTTTTCATGGCAGGGATGACCTGGATGAAGGTTTTTTACGTCATGTCTCCCCCGCATTTGTTGAAGATCCGGTTCGCTTGTTGCGGATTGCCAGGTTTGCCGCAAAACTGGGGCGCTGGGGCTTCCGGGTGGCCCACGGCACTCAGGGTCTGATGAAAAAAATAGCGTTATCCGATGATCTCAAGGCGCTGAAGCCGGAGCGGCTCTGGCAGGAGATGAAACGGGCTTTGGCGGAAGATCAGCCATGGCAGTTTTTTCAGGTGTTGCATCGCTGTGGTACTCTTGGTCGGCTGATACCGGAGTTGCTGGAGGCGATGGGTGATCCGTCAGGTCATGGTAAAAACCGGCAGATTCCTGCCATTGACGCATTGACCCGGGCCGCCGGTGCCACCGCTGATCCCCGCGTTCGCTTTGCCGTACTCTTCTACCATGCCGCAGCTGCTCCAGAGGGTGATGCCGTTGTTCAGCGACTGAGGGCTGAGCGGGAGTTCTCTGATCCCCTGGCGATGCTGCGTGCTCTGAATAACTGTTACCGGATGCTCCCCGAAGGTGGGGCTGAAGCTATTTTTGACCTGCTGATAAAAGGACGGGCCTTGCAGCAGTCTGAGCGCTTCTGGCGGTTTATCACCGCTTGCACCGCTGTCTGGCCTGATGAGGCAGATAGGCTAAAAGTAAAACTGGAGGCGGCACTGCATGCTGCTGCCAGCGTTTCTGCCGCCGACCTTCAGGCTGAGGGGTTGCAAGGGCGGGCGTTTGGCAGTTTACTGGCGCAGCGAAGGCTGGAGGCGGTGCGGGCGACAGTGACATGA